Proteins from one Ranitomeya variabilis isolate aRanVar5 chromosome 1, aRanVar5.hap1, whole genome shotgun sequence genomic window:
- the LOC143792583 gene encoding uncharacterized protein LOC143792583, with protein MKDRFNKDLRQESRLPSGSAARIRKYKYHRILAFLRPVLARRTTWSSTVGPGSGAVLHQSATDPSQPSSSAAASGPATQPGDQEAGPSDVPLPQSSASSQFFMGSSRQRQRAADRSLMPEFLHLSSVFHEGLNSMGDRLDTAISHMSTRIQSVTTALAQVKADLQRPAHHFFNQIEQGMSEHLSPELQITVMQACNAAYVQAMQQSRYFQQTVGAFPTVPTLSRFTSMPTSAAYHCTATSIPNTSGPYYSTTTMPSAVGQPTATTMTTAAPAWASSTATSMLPPPDPALAFPGTTTRLPLPDPALAFPATTTRLPLPDPALAFPGTTTRLPLPDPALAFPGTTTTRLPLPDPALAFPGTTTRLPLPDPALAFPGTTTTRLPLPDPALAFPGTTTRLPLPDPALAFPATTTTCPRKTRKGKGKKKKKKHSYPSPLTSQCVCNVWFVSPFQCVSTLSCV; from the exons atgaaggaccgcttcaacaaggacctgcgccaagagagccggcttccaagtggttctgcagcaaggatacgcaaatacaagtaccaccgcatccttgcgtttttgagaccagtccttgcacgaagaac cacttggagctccactgttggcccaggttctggagcggtccttcatcagtcagccacggacccgtcccagccatcctccagcgctgcagcaagtgggcctgccacacaacctggagaccaggaagctggtccatcagatgttccccttccccagtcctctgcctctagccaattttttatgggctcctcccggcagcggcagagggccgcggacaggtcactcatgcccgagtttttgcacttgagctcagtcttccatgagggactcaattcgatgggtgaccgactggatactgccattagtcatatgagcacacgtatccagagcgtaaccacagcccttgcccaagtgaaagccgacctccagaggccagcacatcatttttttaatcagatagaacagggcatgtcggaacaccttagtcctgagctccagattactgttatgcaggcctgcaatgctgcttacgtgcaggctatgcagcagagtcggtattttcagcagacagtgggggcatttccaacagtgcccacactgtcacgctttacatcaatgccgacatctgctgcataccactgcacggccacctccattccaaacacttccggaccgtattatagcaccaccaccatgcccagtgcagtgggtcagcccaccgccaccaccatgacaactgctgctcctgcttgggcctcctccactgccaccagcatgctgccgccgccggaccctgccctggcgttccctggcaccaccaccagactgccgttgccggaccctgccctggcgttccctgccaccacgacaagactgccattgccggaccctgccctggcgttccctggcaccaccaccagactaccattgccggaccctgccctggcgtttcctggcaccaccactaccagactgccattgccggaccctgccctggcgttccctggcaccaccaccagactgccattgccggaccctgccctggcgtttcctggcaccaccactaccagactgccattgccggaccctgccctggcgtttcctggcaccaccaccagactgccgttgccggaccctgccctggcgttccctgccaccacgacaacgtgcccgcgcaaaacaaggaaggggaaaggcaaaaaaaaaaaaaaaaaacatagctatccctcccccctcacctcccaatgtgtctgtaatgtctggtttgtctcacccttccagtgtgtctcaaccctctcatgtgtctag